From one Microbacterium aurum genomic stretch:
- a CDS encoding malate:quinone oxidoreductase produces MSEPVDVVLIGGGIMSATLGTLLHRLQPEWKIVVLERLSEVAQESSNAWNNAGTGHAALCELNYTPEGKDGSVDPTKAVAINEQFQQSRQLWSSLVEQGLLDAPKTFINATPHMTFVRGEKDVAFLRKRYEELKKQPLFAGIEYSEDSRVINQWAPLLMQKRKKGEPFAATRVPGGTDVDFGAITRQLFDHLAGEGVEVVTNREVRKLRKNADGTWRVSYRNALGKTPGSIDARFVFVGAGGWAIKLLQSSGIPEISGYGVFPIGGQFLKTTNPGIVAQHKAKVYSQASVGAPPMSVPHLDTRVVDGEASLLFGPFATFSPKFLKNGRITDIVAQVRPGNLWPMLKVAIDNPSLITYLVGELMKNHKKKVESLRTFMPTAKDEDWELIQAGQRAQVMKKDADKGGVLQFGTEVVTSADGSIAGLLGASPGASTAVSIMLGLLKTCFPDRIDAWEPELKSLIPSYGQTLNGRPDAARATLAETARVLDIDV; encoded by the coding sequence GTGAGTGAACCCGTCGACGTCGTCCTGATCGGCGGTGGCATCATGAGTGCCACCCTGGGAACCCTGCTGCACCGCCTGCAGCCGGAGTGGAAGATCGTGGTGCTCGAGCGGCTGAGCGAGGTCGCGCAGGAGTCCTCCAACGCCTGGAACAACGCCGGCACCGGTCACGCCGCCCTGTGCGAGCTGAACTACACGCCCGAGGGCAAGGACGGGTCGGTCGATCCCACCAAGGCGGTCGCGATCAACGAGCAGTTCCAGCAGAGCCGGCAGCTGTGGTCGAGCCTCGTCGAGCAGGGCCTCCTCGACGCACCCAAGACCTTCATCAACGCCACCCCCCACATGACCTTCGTCCGCGGCGAGAAGGATGTCGCGTTCCTCCGTAAGCGCTACGAGGAGCTCAAGAAGCAGCCCCTGTTCGCCGGGATCGAGTACTCCGAGGACTCCCGCGTCATCAACCAGTGGGCGCCCCTGCTCATGCAGAAGCGCAAGAAGGGCGAGCCGTTCGCCGCGACGCGGGTTCCCGGCGGCACCGACGTCGACTTCGGCGCGATCACGCGTCAGCTGTTCGACCACCTCGCCGGTGAGGGCGTCGAGGTGGTCACCAACCGCGAGGTGCGAAAGCTTCGCAAGAACGCGGACGGCACCTGGCGGGTCTCCTACCGCAACGCCCTCGGCAAGACGCCCGGCTCGATCGACGCGCGGTTCGTGTTCGTGGGGGCCGGCGGCTGGGCGATCAAGCTGCTGCAGTCCTCCGGCATTCCGGAGATCTCCGGCTACGGCGTCTTCCCGATCGGCGGGCAGTTTCTGAAGACGACCAACCCGGGGATCGTCGCGCAGCACAAGGCGAAGGTGTACTCGCAGGCGTCGGTCGGCGCGCCGCCCATGTCGGTGCCGCACCTGGACACCCGCGTCGTCGACGGTGAGGCGTCGCTGCTGTTCGGGCCGTTCGCGACGTTCAGCCCGAAGTTCCTGAAGAACGGCCGCATCACCGACATCGTCGCGCAGGTGCGCCCCGGCAACCTCTGGCCGATGCTCAAGGTCGCCATCGACAACCCCAGCCTCATCACGTACCTCGTCGGCGAGCTGATGAAGAACCACAAGAAGAAGGTCGAGTCTCTCCGCACCTTCATGCCGACCGCGAAGGACGAGGACTGGGAGCTCATCCAGGCCGGCCAGCGTGCGCAGGTGATGAAGAAGGATGCCGACAAGGGCGGCGTCCTGCAGTTCGGGACCGAGGTCGTGACCTCCGCGGACGGCTCGATCGCGGGTCTCTTGGGCGCCTCGCCCGGCGCGTCGACCGCGGTATCCATCATGCTCGGCCTGCTGAAGACGTGCTTCCCCGACCGCATCGACGCGTGGGAGCCGGAGCTGAAGAGCCTCATCCCGAGCTACGGCCAGACGCTCAACGGGCGGCCCGACGCCGCCCGGGCGACGCTCGCCGAGACGGCGCGCGTGCTCGACATCGACGTCTGA
- a CDS encoding thymidine kinase — MAKLYFRYGAMNSGKSTALLQAAFNYEERGQHVLLAKPEIDTKGADQISSRLGVARRVDFLIAPDADVRALVAEHAAGIGGNVACLLIDEAQFLHPRQVDDLLRIVVDDGIPVLAYGIRTDFQTRAFPGSARLLELAHSLEELKTICRCGRKALFNARLVGGRFVFDGDQVAIDELSHEKVTYESMCAECYLRESGGRLH, encoded by the coding sequence ATGGCGAAGCTGTACTTCCGCTACGGGGCGATGAACTCCGGCAAGTCGACGGCGCTGCTGCAGGCGGCCTTCAATTACGAGGAGCGCGGTCAGCATGTGCTCCTCGCCAAGCCCGAGATCGACACGAAGGGCGCCGACCAGATCTCCAGCCGGTTGGGAGTGGCGCGGAGGGTCGATTTCCTCATCGCACCGGATGCCGATGTGCGCGCCCTCGTCGCCGAGCACGCCGCCGGCATCGGCGGGAATGTGGCGTGCCTGCTCATCGATGAGGCGCAGTTCCTGCATCCCCGCCAGGTGGACGATCTGCTGCGGATCGTCGTGGACGACGGCATCCCGGTGCTGGCTTACGGCATCCGCACCGACTTCCAGACCCGCGCGTTCCCCGGGTCGGCGCGCCTTCTGGAGCTCGCGCACAGCCTCGAGGAGTTGAAGACGATCTGCCGGTGCGGCCGCAAGGCGCTGTTCAACGCGCGGCTGGTCGGGGGGAGGTTCGTCTTCGACGGCGATCAGGTCGCGATCGACGAGCTCTCGCACGAGAAGGTCACGTACGAGTCGATGTGCGCGGAGTGCTATCTGCGCGAATCCGGCGGCCGGCTGCACTGA
- a CDS encoding FadR/GntR family transcriptional regulator has product MSDTTPARAWRVVLEKIEADLLSGALGPGDRLPPERELAATLGVGRSSVREALRVLEVMGLIRTATGSGPTAGAIVTATPHGGLAQLLRLQVAAHGFPIPDVYETRLLLEEWAVAHLAGLEAADLSDARATLTAMDAEALTSEEFLALDAQFHLRLTDAAGNIVVAATMAGLRPTIESYIRAGIERIADWDATTQRLRHEHGDILHAIEEGDAERARSLVRAHITGYYADAGMPAPNTGS; this is encoded by the coding sequence ATGAGCGACACCACCCCCGCACGCGCCTGGCGCGTCGTGCTCGAGAAGATCGAAGCCGATCTGCTCTCCGGCGCCCTGGGGCCCGGCGATCGGCTGCCCCCGGAGCGCGAACTGGCCGCAACCCTCGGTGTGGGCCGGTCGAGCGTCCGCGAAGCGCTGCGGGTGCTCGAGGTCATGGGCCTCATCCGCACCGCGACCGGCTCCGGACCGACGGCGGGCGCCATCGTGACCGCGACACCGCACGGCGGGCTCGCGCAGCTGCTGCGCCTGCAGGTGGCCGCCCACGGCTTCCCCATCCCGGACGTCTACGAGACGCGGCTGCTGCTGGAGGAGTGGGCGGTCGCGCACCTCGCCGGGCTCGAGGCGGCGGATCTCTCCGACGCGCGTGCGACGCTGACCGCGATGGATGCCGAGGCGCTCACCTCGGAGGAGTTCCTCGCCCTCGACGCGCAGTTCCATCTGCGCCTCACCGACGCGGCGGGCAACATCGTCGTGGCCGCCACCATGGCGGGCCTGCGCCCGACGATCGAGAGCTACATCCGCGCCGGCATCGAGCGCATCGCGGACTGGGACGCGACAACCCAGCGGCTGCGCCATGAGCACGGCGACATCCTGCACGCGATCGAGGAGGGCGACGCCGAGCGCGCGCGCAGCCTCGTCCGCGCGCACATCACCGGGTACTACGCCGATGCCGGCATGCCCGCCCCGAACACCGGCTCCTGA
- a CDS encoding alpha-hydroxy acid oxidase, which produces MVQRQMPKIPELLELMQFKKPELDGTKRRLEGALTIGDLRAIAKRRTPKAAFDYADGAAEGELSLARARQAFEDIEFHPDILRPAERVDTSVEILGGPSALPFGIAPTGFTRLMQTEGEVAGAGAAAAAGIPFTLSTLGTTSIENVRAANPHGRNWFQLYVMREREISYGLVTRAAAAGFDTLMFTVDTPVAGARLRDKRNGFSIPPQLTLGTIVNAIPRPWWWIDFLTTPKLEFASLTTTGGTVGELLNAAMDPTISYEDLEIIRSMWPGKIVIKGVQNVADSKRLIDLGVDGIVLSNHGGRQLDRAPIPFRLLPKVVREVGKDATIMVDTGIMNGADIVASVALGAKFTLIGRAYLYGLMAGGRRGVDRTIEILRTEIERTMQLLGVSSIAELEPRHVTQLQRLTPVAGVGAAASAPARRAPARAKA; this is translated from the coding sequence ATGGTCCAGCGTCAGATGCCCAAGATCCCCGAACTGCTCGAGCTGATGCAGTTCAAGAAGCCGGAACTCGACGGCACCAAGCGCCGGCTCGAGGGGGCCCTCACGATCGGCGACCTCCGTGCCATCGCGAAGCGCCGGACCCCCAAAGCGGCGTTCGACTACGCCGATGGTGCGGCCGAGGGCGAGCTCTCGCTCGCCCGCGCGCGGCAGGCGTTCGAGGACATCGAGTTCCACCCCGACATCCTGCGCCCCGCCGAGCGCGTCGACACGTCCGTCGAGATCCTCGGCGGCCCCTCGGCGCTGCCGTTCGGCATCGCCCCCACCGGGTTCACACGTCTCATGCAGACCGAGGGTGAGGTGGCGGGCGCCGGCGCGGCCGCGGCCGCCGGCATCCCCTTCACCCTGTCGACGCTCGGCACGACGTCGATCGAGAACGTGCGCGCCGCGAACCCGCACGGGCGCAACTGGTTCCAGCTGTACGTCATGCGCGAGCGGGAGATCTCGTACGGTCTCGTCACGCGCGCCGCCGCCGCCGGCTTCGACACCCTCATGTTCACGGTCGACACGCCCGTCGCCGGTGCCCGGCTGCGCGACAAGCGCAACGGGTTCTCGATCCCGCCGCAGCTGACGCTCGGCACGATCGTCAACGCGATTCCTCGGCCGTGGTGGTGGATCGACTTCCTCACGACGCCCAAGCTCGAGTTCGCGTCGCTGACGACGACCGGCGGCACCGTCGGTGAGCTGCTGAACGCGGCGATGGACCCGACGATCAGCTACGAGGACCTCGAGATCATCCGCTCGATGTGGCCCGGCAAGATCGTCATCAAGGGCGTGCAGAACGTCGCCGACTCCAAGCGCCTCATCGACCTCGGTGTCGACGGCATCGTGCTGTCCAACCACGGCGGGCGTCAGCTCGACCGCGCGCCGATCCCGTTCCGCCTGCTGCCGAAGGTAGTGCGCGAAGTGGGCAAGGACGCCACCATCATGGTCGACACCGGCATCATGAACGGCGCCGACATCGTGGCATCCGTCGCGCTCGGGGCGAAGTTCACCCTGATCGGCCGTGCCTACCTGTACGGACTGATGGCGGGCGGGCGCCGCGGCGTCGATCGCACGATCGAGATCCTGCGCACCGAGATCGAGCGCACGATGCAGCTGCTGGGTGTGTCGTCGATCGCCGAGCTGGAGCCGCGCCACGTGACGCAGCTGCAGCGCCTGACGCCCGTCGCGGGTGTCGGAGCGGCTGCGTCCGCTCCGGCACGCCGCGCGCCCGCCCGCGCGAAGGCCTGA
- a CDS encoding HAD-IIB family hydrolase, translating into MPAPRLVAFDLDDTLAPSKSAIDPRIGDLLIALAERVEVAIISGGQLQQFQTQVVERLPQADDAIRARFHLMPTCGTQYYRLRHEGVETVYAHALTDDEKTRALTAVEEEARRLGLWAAETWGDILEDRGSQITFSALGQTAPLAAKVAWDPTGEKKNALRDAVAARIPDLEVRSGGSTSVDITHRGIDKAYGMRRLADVTGIPLDDMLFVGDRLDEHGNDYPVLAMGVACQAVDGWEDTAAFLDQLIPTLPTR; encoded by the coding sequence ATGCCCGCGCCCCGCCTCGTCGCGTTCGATCTCGATGACACGCTCGCGCCGTCCAAGAGCGCGATCGATCCGCGCATCGGCGACCTGCTGATCGCGCTCGCGGAGCGGGTCGAGGTCGCGATCATCTCCGGCGGGCAGCTGCAGCAGTTCCAGACGCAGGTCGTGGAGCGCCTCCCGCAGGCGGATGACGCGATCCGCGCCCGCTTCCACCTCATGCCCACCTGCGGCACGCAGTACTACCGCCTGCGGCACGAGGGTGTCGAGACGGTCTACGCCCACGCGCTCACCGACGACGAGAAGACCCGCGCCCTGACCGCGGTCGAGGAGGAAGCCCGCCGGCTGGGCCTGTGGGCGGCCGAGACCTGGGGTGACATCCTCGAAGACCGCGGCTCGCAGATCACCTTCTCCGCCCTCGGTCAGACTGCACCGCTTGCGGCGAAGGTCGCGTGGGATCCCACCGGTGAGAAGAAGAACGCCCTCCGCGACGCCGTCGCCGCCCGCATCCCCGACCTCGAGGTGCGCTCGGGCGGATCCACCTCCGTCGACATCACGCACCGCGGCATCGACAAGGCCTATGGCATGCGCCGGCTCGCCGACGTGACCGGCATCCCCCTCGACGACATGCTCTTCGTCGGCGACCGCCTCGACGAGCACGGCAACGACTACCCCGTCCTCGCCATGGGCGTCGCCTGCCAGGCCGTCGACGGCTGGGAAGACACCGCCGCCTTCCTCGACCAGCTCATCCCCACACTTCCGACCCGCTGA
- a CDS encoding metallophosphoesterase — protein MTSGRTALAALSAVGAVAVGATVWGTCIERFLFTVRRHEVAVLPPGSPSLTVLHLSDAHMAPWQHRKQDWIARLAETAQPDLVVNTGDNLGHEEGLAGIRAAFAPLRGVPGLFVHGSNDVVAPSARNPLRYFQGPSQRAHRATLLDTAAMDAYFTDELGWTDLDNTAGALEVAGIRLEAFGVDDAHRDWDDLAALPDAIAATRRPRLFRRTPPTALRLGVTHAPYRRVLDRFIELGAGMIFAGHTHGGQVRIPFSPSALVANCDIPLDQARGLSTWHAAGRSVPLNVSAGLGHSIYAPVRFGCRPEASVITLRAADSLRAPVTG, from the coding sequence GTGACCTCAGGCAGAACGGCCCTGGCCGCCCTTTCGGCGGTCGGGGCTGTCGCCGTGGGCGCGACGGTGTGGGGCACCTGCATCGAGCGCTTCCTGTTCACGGTGCGCCGGCACGAGGTCGCGGTGCTGCCTCCCGGCTCGCCGTCGCTGACAGTCCTGCACCTCTCCGACGCGCACATGGCGCCCTGGCAGCACCGCAAGCAGGACTGGATCGCCCGGCTCGCCGAGACGGCGCAGCCCGACCTCGTCGTGAACACCGGCGACAACCTCGGGCACGAGGAGGGACTCGCCGGCATCCGCGCCGCCTTCGCCCCGCTTCGCGGCGTCCCCGGCCTCTTCGTGCACGGTTCCAACGACGTCGTGGCCCCCTCGGCGCGCAACCCGCTGCGCTACTTCCAGGGGCCTTCCCAACGCGCGCACCGTGCGACGCTGCTGGACACCGCCGCGATGGACGCGTACTTCACCGACGAGCTCGGCTGGACCGACCTCGACAACACCGCGGGCGCGCTCGAGGTCGCCGGCATCCGCCTCGAGGCTTTCGGTGTCGACGACGCGCACCGCGACTGGGACGACCTGGCGGCCCTGCCCGACGCCATCGCCGCCACCCGGCGCCCTCGCCTGTTCCGCCGGACTCCCCCGACCGCGCTGCGGCTCGGCGTGACGCACGCGCCCTACCGGCGCGTGCTCGACCGCTTCATCGAACTGGGCGCCGGCATGATCTTCGCCGGGCACACCCACGGCGGCCAGGTGCGCATCCCCTTCTCGCCGTCGGCGCTCGTCGCGAACTGCGACATCCCGCTCGACCAGGCCCGCGGGCTCAGCACGTGGCACGCGGCCGGCCGGAGCGTTCCGCTGAACGTCTCCGCCGGGCTCGGGCACTCGATCTACGCTCCGGTGCGCTTCGGATGCCGTCCCGAAGCCTCCGTGATCACCCTTCGCGCCGCCGATTCGTTGCGAGCGCCCGTCACGGGGTAG
- a CDS encoding transglycosylase domain-containing protein encodes MPQLKRTATGVLGGLAGLVGLSAVAGILVTATVTPAIAVSGYAATSALDTFENMPSFLQVDPLMLPTEIYRKDSAGNDTLMAQFYDQNRIPVTFDQVNPVMYDAIISSEDKNFYTHGGVDLLGTLSALAGNASNGSNRGGSSITQQYVKNVLQQNCESEATTEEQVQACYASTTVNTGAEGYQRKLQEMRYAIQLEKKSSKDDILLGYLNITNFGGTVYGIGAAAEHYFNTTAANLTIAQAATIAGMVQAPNTYRFDLGDAGTTTDKAGNPVNTTADGFSLTLARRNYVLQRMFDDGKISQEEYDAAKAEPITPNIVNRDQGCKTATGAEFFCEYVVSIIKSDPAFGETNEERAANLRRGGMKIYTTLDPDLQQTGLEAISVVPATVSYMDLGSSGVQVEVGTGRILSMVQNRPYSPTGDVPGTTPVNYNVREKNGGSIGHSAGSTYKVFSLINWLQQGKSVNQAINGRIGPKKVQTCDGATQTVQTDNTGQPGHIGNFENNSGYTGTIYNFTRDSLNSGFLSMAEQISVCSTNEVAGQLGVTWGDGTPLTEVPSWSTDPANAPYNVLGSSAVAPLDMAEAYAAIAANGILCQPKSIDKAVAADGTDITPQTTCERKLSEAVASTAAYTLVGVMSGTGVGARIGDGTPVFGKTGIHQYEQTWMDGSSTKVATVVWVGNATGAVKLDKHRESGYQLSRIRNSIWPKMQGAANAKYGGDAFPKPDAALTKQVLTDLPSVIGMTIDRATRTLETAGFSVIVGDAVDGVESAGTVIQQDPGAGRTAAGATVTIRPSNGQGVAVPAVSGKPADAVQALRSAGFGLVESSCTQKDDASDDGTVTGTDPAAGTIVNRGTQITVQYQAKNCGGPR; translated from the coding sequence ATGCCTCAACTCAAACGGACGGCCACCGGCGTGCTCGGCGGCCTTGCGGGCCTGGTCGGTCTGAGCGCCGTCGCCGGCATCCTGGTGACCGCGACCGTGACCCCCGCGATCGCCGTGTCCGGCTACGCCGCGACCAGCGCTCTGGACACGTTCGAGAACATGCCGAGCTTCCTGCAGGTCGACCCGCTCATGCTGCCGACGGAGATCTACCGCAAGGACAGCGCCGGCAACGACACCCTCATGGCGCAGTTCTACGACCAGAACCGCATCCCCGTCACCTTCGACCAGGTGAACCCGGTGATGTACGACGCGATCATCTCCAGTGAGGACAAGAACTTCTACACGCACGGCGGCGTCGACCTGCTCGGCACGCTCAGCGCCCTCGCCGGCAACGCGTCCAACGGCTCGAACCGCGGTGGTTCCTCCATCACCCAGCAGTACGTCAAGAACGTGCTGCAGCAGAACTGCGAGTCGGAGGCGACGACCGAGGAGCAGGTGCAGGCGTGCTACGCCTCGACGACGGTGAACACCGGCGCGGAGGGCTACCAGCGCAAGCTGCAGGAGATGCGGTACGCCATCCAGCTGGAGAAGAAGTCGTCGAAGGACGACATCCTGCTCGGCTACCTCAACATCACGAACTTCGGCGGCACGGTCTACGGCATCGGCGCGGCGGCGGAGCACTACTTCAACACCACCGCGGCCAACCTCACCATCGCCCAGGCGGCCACGATCGCCGGCATGGTGCAGGCCCCGAACACGTACCGCTTCGATCTCGGGGATGCCGGGACCACGACCGACAAGGCCGGGAACCCGGTCAACACGACGGCCGACGGGTTCTCGCTCACCCTGGCCCGGCGCAACTACGTGCTGCAGCGGATGTTCGACGACGGCAAGATCTCGCAGGAGGAGTACGACGCCGCCAAGGCGGAGCCGATCACCCCGAACATCGTCAACCGCGACCAGGGCTGCAAGACCGCCACCGGCGCGGAGTTCTTCTGCGAGTACGTCGTCTCCATCATCAAGTCCGATCCCGCGTTCGGCGAGACGAACGAGGAGCGCGCGGCGAACCTGCGCCGCGGCGGCATGAAGATCTACACGACGCTCGATCCCGACCTGCAGCAGACGGGCCTGGAGGCCATCTCCGTCGTCCCCGCCACTGTGTCGTACATGGACCTCGGCTCGTCCGGCGTCCAGGTGGAGGTCGGCACCGGCCGCATCCTGTCGATGGTGCAGAACCGCCCCTACAGCCCCACCGGCGACGTCCCCGGCACGACCCCGGTCAACTACAACGTGCGCGAGAAGAACGGTGGCAGCATCGGCCACTCGGCCGGATCGACCTACAAGGTGTTCAGCCTCATCAACTGGCTGCAGCAGGGCAAGTCCGTCAATCAGGCGATCAACGGCCGGATCGGACCCAAGAAGGTGCAGACCTGCGACGGGGCGACACAGACCGTCCAGACCGACAACACCGGTCAGCCCGGCCACATCGGCAACTTCGAGAACAACAGCGGCTACACCGGGACGATCTACAACTTCACCCGTGACTCGCTGAACTCCGGCTTCCTGTCGATGGCCGAGCAGATCAGCGTCTGCTCGACCAACGAGGTCGCCGGCCAGCTGGGGGTCACCTGGGGTGACGGAACTCCGCTGACCGAGGTGCCTTCGTGGTCGACCGACCCCGCCAACGCGCCGTACAACGTGCTCGGCTCGTCGGCCGTGGCGCCGCTCGACATGGCCGAGGCGTACGCCGCGATCGCGGCCAACGGCATCCTGTGCCAGCCGAAGTCCATCGACAAGGCGGTGGCCGCCGACGGCACGGACATCACGCCGCAGACCACGTGTGAGCGCAAGCTCAGCGAGGCGGTGGCCTCGACCGCCGCCTACACCCTCGTGGGTGTCATGAGCGGCACCGGTGTCGGCGCGCGGATCGGCGACGGTACCCCCGTCTTCGGCAAGACCGGTATCCACCAGTACGAGCAGACCTGGATGGACGGGTCGTCCACGAAGGTCGCGACCGTCGTCTGGGTCGGCAACGCGACGGGTGCCGTCAAGCTCGACAAGCACCGCGAGAGCGGCTATCAGCTCTCCCGCATCCGCAACTCGATCTGGCCCAAGATGCAGGGCGCCGCGAACGCCAAATACGGCGGCGACGCCTTCCCGAAGCCCGACGCGGCACTGACCAAGCAGGTTCTCACCGACCTCCCCTCGGTCATCGGCATGACGATCGACCGGGCGACGCGGACGCTCGAAACCGCCGGATTCTCGGTCATCGTCGGCGACGCCGTGGACGGCGTCGAGTCCGCCGGCACCGTCATCCAGCAGGATCCGGGCGCCGGACGCACCGCCGCCGGCGCGACCGTCACGATCCGGCCGAGCAACGGGCAGGGCGTCGCGGTCCCGGCCGTCAGCGGCAAGCCGGCCGACGCCGTGCAGGCGCTGCGCAGCGCCGGGTTCGGTCTCGTCGAGAGCTCCTGCACGCAGAAGGACGACGCCTCTGACGACGGCACAGTCACGGGCACCGACCCGGCCGCCGGCACCATCGTCAACCGCGGCACGCAGATCACGGTCCAGTACCAGGCCAAGAACTGCGGCGGGCCCCGGTGA
- a CDS encoding DUF4177 domain-containing protein, with protein MTTWEYLTTPLLIHNTAAILNNWGKQGWELVQVVPGPEGGLVAYFKRPVTAAGAQNAGLDAAAQAAKQFEEA; from the coding sequence ATGACCACGTGGGAGTACCTCACCACCCCTCTGCTGATCCACAACACCGCCGCGATCCTCAACAACTGGGGCAAGCAGGGCTGGGAGCTGGTGCAGGTCGTCCCCGGTCCCGAAGGCGGACTGGTGGCCTACTTCAAGCGGCCCGTCACCGCCGCGGGCGCGCAGAACGCGGGGCTGGATGCCGCGGCGCAAGCCGCCAAGCAGTTCGAGGAGGCGTGA
- a CDS encoding RidA family protein yields the protein MAIAARLAELGIELPPVVPPVAAYVPAVVRGDLVYTSGQLPMVSGALPATGKVGEGHGLVPASDAKDYARQSALNALAAAAAAVGDLERLTGVVKLTGFVASVPEFTGQPGVINGASEVLGEIFGDAGRHARSAVGVPVLPLDSPVEVEVIFSVA from the coding sequence ATGGCGATCGCCGCGCGTCTGGCCGAGCTCGGCATCGAGCTGCCCCCCGTCGTCCCGCCGGTGGCGGCCTACGTCCCCGCCGTCGTGCGCGGCGACCTCGTCTACACCTCCGGCCAGCTGCCGATGGTCTCCGGCGCCCTGCCGGCGACCGGCAAGGTCGGCGAGGGGCACGGGCTGGTCCCGGCATCCGACGCCAAGGACTACGCCCGCCAGAGCGCGCTGAACGCGCTCGCCGCGGCCGCGGCCGCGGTCGGCGACCTCGAGCGTCTGACCGGCGTGGTCAAGCTCACCGGGTTCGTCGCCTCGGTGCCCGAGTTCACCGGGCAGCCCGGCGTGATCAACGGCGCGAGCGAGGTGCTCGGCGAGATCTTCGGTGACGCCGGGCGTCACGCCCGATCCGCCGTCGGCGTCCCCGTCCTGCCGCTGGACTCGCCCGTCGAGGTCGAGGTCATCTTCAGCGTCGCCTGA
- a CDS encoding IS3 family transposase (programmed frameshift), producing the protein MMGTSKKRKSYTPEYRREAARLVIDTDRTIAAVAREIGVGEALLGRWVHTERARTGDGEAAPLDLDERAELERLRREVQELRMDNEFLGKAAGLLRVEAEPEERFAVIEAEKAGSTTMTVTRMCRLLGVDRRRFYEWRARQSAGPSARQQRDADLTVQIAAFHAASDGTYGAPRIHADLQDAGVAVSRKKVASLMRDKRIAGISPRTWHPPTTVHGDDPFPVPDLVERQFDQGERDLAWFSDITYLRTGEGWAYLCVVRDGHTRRVLGRCVADNMHTDLVEAALRQAVALRGALPRKVIFHADRGTQYTSGQLADAARELGVLRSMGRTGVCWDNAAAESFWSIFKNEYYHRHVFATIDAARRGAYAWIDGWYNARRRHSGIGYLSPLEYERRQLALAA; encoded by the exons GTGATGGGCACGAGCAAGAAGAGGAAGTCGTATACGCCGGAGTATCGCCGTGAGGCGGCCCGGCTGGTGATCGACACGGATCGCACGATCGCGGCGGTCGCCCGCGAGATCGGGGTCGGCGAGGCGCTGCTGGGCCGGTGGGTGCATACCGAGCGTGCCCGGACCGGTGACGGCGAGGCGGCGCCGCTGGATCTGGACGAGCGGGCCGAGCTGGAACGGCTGCGTCGTGAGGTGCAGGAACTGCGGATGGACAACGAGTTCCTGGGAAAAGCGGCGG GCCTTCTTCGCGTCGAAGCAGAACCCGAGGAGCGGTTCGCGGTGATCGAGGCGGAGAAGGCCGGCAGCACGACGATGACGGTCACCCGGATGTGCCGTCTGCTGGGGGTGGACCGGCGGCGGTTCTACGAGTGGCGTGCCCGGCAGTCCGCGGGCCCCTCTGCGCGGCAGCAGCGGGACGCGGACCTCACCGTCCAGATCGCGGCGTTCCACGCCGCATCGGATGGCACCTACGGGGCGCCGCGGATCCACGCCGACTTGCAGGACGCCGGTGTCGCCGTATCGCGGAAGAAGGTCGCCAGCCTGATGCGGGACAAGAGGATCGCGGGTATCAGCCCCCGCACCTGGCACCCGCCGACCACCGTCCACGGGGATGACCCGTTCCCCGTCCCCGACCTCGTTGAGCGGCAGTTCGACCAGGGTGAGAGGGACCTGGCTTGGTTCTCGGACATCACCTATCTGCGCACCGGTGAGGGATGGGCATACCTGTGCGTCGTCCGCGACGGGCACACCCGCCGGGTCCTCGGACGCTGCGTCGCCGACAACATGCACACCGACCTCGTGGAGGCGGCACTGCGGCAAGCAGTCGCGCTCCGCGGTGCGCTGCCGCGGAAGGTGATCTTCCACGCGGACAGGGGCACCCAGTACACCAGCGGCCAGCTCGCGGACGCCGCGAGGGAGCTTGGGGTGCTCCGGTCGATGGGCCGCACCGGCGTGTGCTGGGACAACGCTGCCGCCGAGTCGTTCTGGTCGATCTTCAAGAACGAGTACTACCACCGGCACGTGTTCGCCACGATCGACGCTGCTCGCCGCGGCGCATACGCCTGGATCGACGGCTGGTACAACGCCCGCCGACGCCACTCCGGCATCGGCTACCTCAGCCCGCTAGAGTACGAACGCCGCCAGCTCGCGCTGGCAGCCTGA